Genomic segment of Candidatus Methylomirabilota bacterium:
CTGGACTACAAGATGCCCGGCATGTCGGGATTCGAGGTCTTCGAGCAGGCCCGCCCGCTGCACCCGAACATGGCCGTCGTGCTCGTCACCGGACACGGCACACCGGACATTGTGAACGAGGCCAACCGCCTCGGCTTCAACGCGATTCTCCTCAAGCCCTTCACGTCGGACGAGCTGCGGGCGACCGTTGAGAAAGTCCTCGCCGACCGGGCGTAGCCGGTGGCGGCTTCTGCGGTGACGTCGGTGCTGGGCAGCCTGAAGTGGGGCGTCGACCGCATGCTGGCCGTGGGCTACGGTGTCGTCTACGACTACATCTTCGAGCACTTCGACCCCTACCGGCGGCTGCAGCGCGAAGTGCTCGCCGCGGTGGAGGCGGAGGCGGGCGCCGAGCGCGCGGCTGTGCGCATCCTCGACATCGGCTGCGGGCCGGGCAACTTCTCGCTCATGCTGGCCGAGGCCGGCTTCACCGTGGTCGGCCTGGACGCGTACGACCCTCTGATCAGCCTCGCACAGGAGAAACGCCGGACGCAGCGGCTGTCGAACCTGGCCTTCAAGCACGGCGATCTCGTGAAGGACAGTCCGTTCCGCTCCGAGCACTTCGACCAAGTCATCAACGTCCACTTCCTGTACGCGCACCCCGACCCGATATCGGTGCTGCGGGCGGCGTACCGTGTCCTCAAGCCCGGCGGCCACGCCGTCTTCGTCAACCTCACCCGCCGCGTGCCCATGTGGGCGACGATCCGCGAGTTGTCGGCGCGCGAAGGCATCGTCCCCGTGCTCAGGAGCCTCGTGTGGGTGCTGCCGAACACGATCTTCGAGACGGTGCGGCGGCGGAGCGGGCCCCATTACTGGGACGAGGAACGCATGGCCCGCCATCTGCGGGAGGCAGGCTTCGAGCTCCTCACGCTGCGCCGCACGTTTTTCGATGGCGCCAGCCTTCTGGCCTCCGTTCGCAAGCCGCAGACCGCCGCAGGGGCCTCCGCCCAGCCGGAGCCGGTGCCATGAGCTCGCGCGCCAGCCTCGTGGCCCCTGGTCAGTTTCTCGCCGAAAGCCGTGGACGAAGTGGTGCGACCGATCAGGAATCACCCATGACGCAGGCGGCCAGAGCGCAGCTCATAGAAAGTGGATCAGTAGAATCAATAACTTATATCAATTCATCGGTCTGGTACCTCTCTTGCAACGTCAGTGTCGTGCAGTTGGAGCCGTCGAGATCACATGACAATCGGGTCACGTGGGGTTCAGGGGACTACAACCATCATCTTTGGTCGACTTGGGGCTCGCCGGAATACACTGGCGAGAGGTGAGGAGATGACAATGCAGAGCAAGGCTCGATCGATTTTGCGGAAGGTAGGTTTCATGTTCGGGATTGCGCTCGCGGCGCTGCCGCTCGTGCTTGCCCCCGCAGTCGCGCAGGCGCAGAGGGGATTCCAGACGTTCGACGCCCATGGCCCATTCGTGATCAGCCTGGGCAAGGACATTCACGCCGCCGGCAACAGCGGCCGATTCGTGGTGCCCGTGCGCCACGTGTACGGACTGCTCGTTGGCTCGCCCACCAGCACCAACTGGCTACCGTTCGTACCCTTTGTGATCGAGTTCGCTACGAACGTGCCGATTGCGACGCAGTCCGGTAACGTGCATGGCACACTCTCGATCTGCGAGGCGGCGGTCCCGACATTACTACCGCCGCTGTTCTGGTGCGTCGAAGACACGAGTATTAACTTCAGCGTTCCTTCGGGTCTGGATAACCCTGTGTTCCAGCCGGGCGCGGTCACGCGACAGGCCCACGTAGCTCTCCAGACGCAAATCGGGGTGACGCCGGTGTTGTGCAGTGCTCTGAACGACCCCGATGTCCGTTGCACCGCTCCCGACGGGTTCGCGATTGGGCTTCTCGTCACCGGATCGTTCACCTTTACTGGTGGGACGGCGCAGGGCCACGGGGACGTCAACGGCTACCTCGTGCTTCAACTGGATAGCGCCGGTCACATCATCGGCATCGCGATGTCGAACGGGGGCCCCGCGAGCAATGTCAACTTCACAGGTGTGTGGAAACCCTAGACTGATGGTCCAGGACGGTATCGCGGAAGCATACCCACGGGCCGCAGTCGGTGGACGGGCAGTGAAGCTGCCCGGAGCCGTCTGCGGCCTTTGGTCGAACAACCTACTGGATGACACAATGGTCGCGACGGTCGTACGCAGGACAAAGATCACGCACGTGAAGCCGATCACGCGAGAG
This window contains:
- a CDS encoding class I SAM-dependent methyltransferase codes for the protein MTSVLGSLKWGVDRMLAVGYGVVYDYIFEHFDPYRRLQREVLAAVEAEAGAERAAVRILDIGCGPGNFSLMLAEAGFTVVGLDAYDPLISLAQEKRRTQRLSNLAFKHGDLVKDSPFRSEHFDQVINVHFLYAHPDPISVLRAAYRVLKPGGHAVFVNLTRRVPMWATIRELSAREGIVPVLRSLVWVLPNTIFETVRRRSGPHYWDEERMARHLREAGFELLTLRRTFFDGASLLASVRKPQTAAGASAQPEPVP
- a CDS encoding response regulator codes for the protein MSQPRTRILIVDDAGSVVVLCVNVLQALGYAVKGANRGEAAIEMLRKESFDLMVLDYKMPGMSGFEVFEQARPLHPNMAVVLVTGHGTPDIVNEANRLGFNAILLKPFTSDELRATVEKVLADRA